A window from Bubalus kerabau isolate K-KA32 ecotype Philippines breed swamp buffalo chromosome 5, PCC_UOA_SB_1v2, whole genome shotgun sequence encodes these proteins:
- the CASZ1 gene encoding zinc finger protein castor homolog 1 isoform X5, with product MKVDYLSEFGFRLSDYEFGTKERRMDLGTAEGTRCTDPPAGKPAMAAKRKGGLKLNAICAKLSRQVEVEKGGEAGAHTEGSPLRPRDKERSGPESGVARAPRSEEDKRRAVIEKWVNGEYSEEPAPAPVLGRIAREGLELPPEGVYMVQPQGCSDEEDHSEEPPKDSSVLEEKDSDGAASKDDGGPSAKQASGEASSLRDYAASTMTEFLGMFGYDDQNTRDELARKISFEKLHAGSTPEVATSSALPASEDALSKRARFSKYEEYIRKLKAGEQLSWPAHGTTAEGRAGKEALGPLPGLRLPSSTTHLETKATILPLPSHSSVPMQGLVARASKYDFFIQKLKTGENLRPQNGSAYKKPSKYDLENVKYLHLFKPGEGSPDMGGAIAFKTGKVGRPSKYDVRAIQKPGPAKVPPTPSLAPAPLASVPTAPSAPGPGPEPSASLPFNTPEYLKSTFSKTDSITTGTVSTVKNGLPTDKPAVTEDVNIYQKYIARFSGSQHCGHIHCAYQYREHYHCLDPECNYQRFTSKQDVIRHYNMHKKRDNSLQHGFMRFSPLDDCSVYYHGCHLNGKSTHYHCMQVGCNKVYTSTSDVMTHENFHKKNTQLINDGFQRFRATEDCGTADCQFYGQKTTHFHCRRPGCTFTFKNKCDIEKHKSYHIKDDAYAKDGFKKFYKYEECKYEGCVYSKATNHFHCIRAGCGFTFTSTSQMTSHKRKHERRHIRASGSGVLGLPPSLLGAKDTEHEESSNDDLVDFSALSSKNSSLSASPTSQQSSASLAAATAASEAVPSATKPPNSKISGLLAQGLPSSIPLALALSNSGLASATPYFPILPGRGSASLPVGAPGLMGAMSSGTAGSATPDTPALAASGAGDSAAAGAASVPVPPASIMERISASKGLISPMMARLAAAALKPSAPFDPGNGQQATPARFPPAPVKQEPGESAGAPGLHEASQDRSLDLTLKEPSNESNGHAVPANSSLLSSLMNKMSQGSPNLGSLLNVKTDTEGGPAGESPPFLGKAVKAMVQEKLSEPWKVYLRRFGTKDFCNAQCDFLHKAHFHCVVEECGALFSTLDGAIKHANFHFRTEGGAVKGNPEAAFPASAAETKPSLAPASPPAPPVTTATASSLEGPTASLAAVPSTPTLLAWKQLASTIPQMPQIPASVPHLPTSPLATTSLENAKPQVKPGFLQFQENDPCLATDCKYANKFHFHCLFGNCKYVCKTSGKAESHCLDHINPNNNLVNVRDQFAYYSLQCLCPNQHCEFRMRGHYHCLRTGCYFVTNITTKLPWHIKKHEKAERRAANGFKYFTKREECGRLGCKYNQVNSHFHCIREGCQFSFLLKHQMTSHARKHMRRMLGKNFDRAPSSQGPPSLMDTETDEYMDYTGCSPGAMSSESSTMDRSCSSTPVGNESTAAGNTISMPTASGAKKRFWIIEDMSPFGKRRKTASSRKMLDEGMMLEGFRRFDLYEDCKDAACQFSLKVTHYHCTRENCGYKFCGRTHMYKHAQHHDRVDNLVLDDFKRFKASLSCHFADCPFSGSSTHFHCLRCRFRCTDSTKVTAHRKHHGKQDVISAAGFCQFSSSADCAVPDCKYKLKCSHFHCTYPGCRHTVVGMSQMDSHKRKHEKQERGEPPAASPGPEGLAPGPAAAAAAAAGLDGAPPPGAEPAAAALLFLPGPALGPSDDPGPPDAPGPRVGPAAPGPAAGESSQEDDEEELELNEEADDDDDEEEEDDDEDDDEDDDEDDEDLRTDSEESLPEGPAVAAGPGSRSPELAALGAPAPPGPAPTAASP from the exons CTGAAGGCACCCGGTGCACCGACCCGCCCGCAGGAAAGCCCGCGATGGCGGCCAAGCGCAAAGGCGGCCTGAAGCTCAACGCCATCTGCGCCAAGCTGAGCCGCCAGGTGGAGGTGGAGAAGGGTGGGGAGGCCGGCGCCCACACCGAGGGCAGCCCGCTGCGGCCCCGGGACAAAGAGCGCAGTGGCCCTGAGTCTGGGGTGGCCCGGGCCCCCCGCAGCGAAGAAGACAAGAGGCGGGCGGTGATTGAGAAGTGGGTCAACGGGGAGTACAGCGAGGAGCCGGCACCTGCGCCTGTGCTGGGGCGGATCGCCCGGGAGGGCCTGGAGCTGCCGCCCGAGGGCGTCTACATGGTCCAGCCCCAGGGCTGCAGCGACGAGGAGGACCACAGCGAGGAGCCCCCCAAGGACAGCAGCGTCCTGGAGGAGAAGGACTCGGATGGGGCAGCCTCCAAGGATGACGGTGGCCCCAGTGCCAAGCAGGCTTCAG GAGAGGCCTCTTCACTGCGGGACTACGCAGCCTCCACAATGACTGAGTTCCTTGGCATGTTTGGTTACGACGACCAGAACACGAGGGACGAGCTGGCCAGGAAGATCAGCTTTGAGAAGCTGCATGCGGGCTCCACCCCCGAGGTGGCCACCTCCTCCGCGCTGCCCGCCTCCGAGGACGCCCTCAGCAAGCGGGCGCGGTTCTCCAAGTACGAGGAGTACATCCGCAAGCTCAAGGCTGGCGAGCAGCTGTCCTGGCCGGCCCATGGCACCACGGCTGAGGGGCGGGCAGGCAAGGAGGCGCTGGGCCCCCTGCCAGGCCTGCGGCTTCCCAGTAGCACCACGCACCTGGAGACCAAGGCCACTATCCTACCCCTGCCCTCGCACAGCAGCGTCCCCATGCAGGGCCTGGTGGCCCGCGCCTCCAAGTACGACTTTTTCATCCAGAAACTGAAGACGGGCGAGAACCTGCGGCCCCAGAACGGGAGCGCCTACAAGAAGCCGTCCAAGTACGACCTGGAGAACGTCAAGTACCTGCACCTCTTCAAACCCGGGGAGGGCAGCCCCGACATGGGTGGGGCCATCGCCTTCAAGACGGGCAAGGTGGGGCGCCCCTCCAAGTATGATGTCCGGGCCATCCAGAAGCCTGGCCCCGCCAAGGTTCcgcccacccccagcctggcTCCCGCACCCCTCGCCAGCGTGCCCACCGCTCCCAGCGCCCCTGGGCCAGGCCCTGAGCCATCTGCCTCCCTGCCTTTCAACACTCCCGAGTACCTGAAGTCGACCTTCTCCAAAACAGACTCCATCACCACGGGGACCGTCTCCACTGTCAA GAACGGATTGCCCACAGATAAACCAGCTGTCACTGAAGATGTAAACATTTACCAGAAATATATTGCCAG GTTCTCAGGCAGTCAGCACTGTGGCCACATCCACTGCGCCTACCAGTACCGCGAGCACTACCACTGCCTCGACCCCGAGTGCAACTACCAG AGGTTCACGAGCAAGCAGGACGTGATCCGGCACTACAACATGCACAAGAAGCGGGACAACTCCCTGCAGCACGGCTTCATGCGCTTCAGCCCGCTGGACGACTGCAGCGTCTACTACCACGGCTGCCACCTCAACGGGAAGAGCACCCACTACCACTGCATGCAg GTGGGCTGTAACAAGGTGTACACAAGCACGTCGGACGTGATGACCCATGAGAACTTCCATAAGAAGAACACCCAGCTCATCAACGACGGCTTCCAGCGCTTCCGTGCCACCGAGGACTGCGGCACGGCCGACTGCCAGTTCTACGGGCAGAAGACcacgcacttccactgcag gcgcCCCGGCTGCACGTTCACCTTCAAGAACAAGTGTGACATCGAGAAGCACAAAAGCTACCACATCAAGGACGACGCCTACGCCAAGGACGGCTTCAAGAAGTTCTACAAGTACGAGGAGTGCAAGTACGAGGGCTGCGTGTACAGCAAGGCCACCAACCACTTCCACTGCATCCGCGCCGGCTGCGGCTTCACCTTCACCTCCACCAGCCAGATGACCTCGCACAAGCGCAAGCACGAGCGCAGGCACATACGCGCCTCCGGCTCTGGCGTGCTGGGGCTGCCACCCTCGCTGCTGGGCGCCAAGGACACGGAGCACGAGGAGTCCAGCAACGACGACCTGGTCGACTTCTCGGCCCTGAGCAGCAAGAACTCCAGCTTGAGCGCCTCCCCCACCAGCCAGCAGTCCTCCGCCTCCCTGGCCGCGGCCACTGCCGCCTCCGAGGCCGTGCCCAGCGCCACCAAGCCTCCCAACAGCAAGATCTCGGGGCTACTGGCCCAGGGCCTGCCCAGCTCCATCCCCCTGGCGCTGGCCCTCTCCAACTCCGGCCTGGCCAGCGCCACACCCTACTTCCCCATCCTTCCTGGCCGGGGCAGCGCCTCCCTGCCAGTGGGTGCCCCCGGCCTCATGGGTGCCATGTCATCCGGGACAGCAGGCTCAGCAACCCCTGACACGCCCGCCCTGGCAGCCTCGGGAGCCGGTGACTCGGCGGCGgcgggagctgcctcagtccccGTGCCCCCTGCCTCCATCATGGAGAGGATCTCAGCCAGCAAAGGCCTCATCTCGCCCATGATGGCCAGGCTGGCCGCAGCCGCCCTCAAGCCCTCTGCCCCCTTTGACCCAG GAAACGGGCAGCAGGCCACCCCTGCCAGGTTCCCCCCAGCCCCGGTGAAGCAGGAGCCCGGTGAGAGTGCTGGCGCCCCAGGTCTCCACGAGGCCTCCCAGGACCGCAGTTTAGACCTGACTCTGAAGGAGCCCAG TAATGAATCAAATGGCCACGCAGTCCCGGCAAATTCATCTCTTTTATCCTCGCTTATGAATAAG ATGTCTCAGGGCAGCCCCAACCTCGGCAGCCTGTTGAACGTCAAGACGGACACAGAGGGAGGCCCCGCTGGGGAGTCCCCCCCATTCCTGGGCAAGGCTGTGAAGGCGATGGTTCAGGAGAAGCTGTCAGAGCCCTGGAAGGTGTACCTTCGCAG GTTTGGCACCAAGGACTTCTGCAACGCCCAGTGTGACTTCCTCCACAAGGCCCACTTCCACTGCGTGGTGGAGGAGTGCGGCGCGCTTTTCAGCACCCTGGACGGGGCCATCAAGCACGCCAA CTTCCACTTCCGGACGGAGGGAGGAGCAGTGAAAGGAAACCCAGAGGCTGCCTTCCCGGCCTCGGCTGCTGAGACCAAACCCTCCTTGGCCCCCGCGTCCCCTCCAGCGCCACCCGTCACCACGGCCACGGCTTCCTCTCTCGAGGGGCCCACTGCCAGCCTGGCCGCCgtgccctccacccccaccctgctcgCCTGGAAGCAGCTGGCTTCCACCATACCCCAGATGCCTCAGATTCCAGCATCAGTGCCTCACCTGCCCACTTCGCCCTTGGCAACGACTTCTCTAGAGAACGCCAAGCCCCAGGTCAAACccggattcctccagttccaggaGAA CGATCCTTGCCTCGCAACGGACTGCAAGTATGCCAACAAGTTCCACTTCCACTGTCTCTTTGGGAACTGCAAGTACGTCTGCAAAACCTCTGGCAAGGCCGAGTCCCACTGCCTGGACCACATCAACCCCAACAACAACCTGGTGAACGTGCGAGACCAGTTTGCTTACTACTCCCTGCAGTGCCTCTGTCCCAACCAG CACTGCGAGTTCCGGATGCGTGGGCACTACCACTGTCTCCGGACCGGCTGCTACTTTGTGACCAACATCACCACCAAGCTGCCGTGGCACATAAAGAAGCACGAGAAAGCCGAGCGGCGGGCAGCCAATGGGTTCAAGTACTTCACCAAGCGCGAGGAGTGCGGCAGGCTAG GCTGCAAGTACAACCAGGTGAACAGCCACTTCCACTGCATCCGGGAGGGCTGCCAGTTCTCCTTCCTCCTCAAGCACCAGATGACCTCCCATGCCCGGAAGCACATGCGGAGGATGCTGGGGAAGAACTTCGATCGTGCACCCTCCTCCCAG GGCCCCCCAAGCCTGATGGACACCGAGACAGATGAGTACATGGATTATACTGGTTGCAGCCCAGGCGCCATGTCCTCCGAGTCTTCCACCATGGACCGAAGCTGCTCCAGCACCCCTGTGGGCAATGAGAGCACCGCGGCAG GGAACACCATCTCCATGCCGACAGCCTCGGGGGCCAAAAAGCGCTTCTGGATCATTGAGGACATGTCTCCATTCGGCAAGCGGCGCAAGACTGCTTCCTCACGCAAGATGCTGGACGAGGGCATGATGCTCGAGGGCTTCAGGCGCTTCGACCTCTACGAGGACTGCAAGGATGCGGCCTGCCAGTTCTCGCTCAAGGTCACCCACTACCACTGCACGCGCGAGAACTGCGGCTACAAGTTCTGCGGGCGCACGCACATGTACAAGCACGCGCAGCACCACGACCGCGTGGACAACCTGGTGCTGGACGACTTCAAGCGCTTCAAGGCCTCACTCAGCTGCCATTTCGCCGACTGCCCCTTCTCGGGGAGCAGCACGCACTTCCACTGCCTGCGCTGCCGCTTCCGCTGCACCGACAGCACCAAGGTCACAGCGCACCGCAAGCACCACGGCAAGCAGGACGTGATCAGCGCGGCGGGCTTCTGCCAGTTCAGCTCGAGCGCCGACTGCGCCGTGCCTGACTGCAAGTACAAGCTCAAGTGCTCGCACTTCCACTGCACCTACCCCGGCTGCCGCCACACGGTCGTGGGCATGTCGCAGATGGACTCGCACAAGCGCAAGCACGAGAAGCAGGAGCGCGGCGAGCCGCCCGCCGCCTCCCCCGGCCCCGAGGGCCTCGCGcccggccccgccgccgccgccgccgccgccgccggcctgGACGGCGCGCCCCCGCCCGGCGCCgagcccgccgccgccgccctgcTCTTCTTGCCCGGCCCGGCGCTGGGGCCGAGCGACGACCCTGGCCCGCCCGACGCCCCGGGGCCCCGCGTCGGCCCCGCCGCGCCCGGCCCAGCGGCCGGCGAGTCGTCGCAGGAGGACGACGAGGAGGAGCTGGAGCTGAACGAGGAGGcggacgacgacgacgacgaggaggaggaggacgacgACGAGGACGACGACGAGGACGACGACGAGGACGACGAGGACCTGCGCACCGACTCGGAGGAGTCGCTGCCCGAGGGGCCGGCCGTGGCGGCGGGGCCGGGGTCACGGAGCCCGGAGCTGGCGGCCCTCGGCGCCCCCGCGCCCCCCGGGCCCGCGCCCACCGCCGCCTCCCCGTAG
- the CASZ1 gene encoding zinc finger protein castor homolog 1 isoform X2, which yields MKVDYLSEFGFRLSDYEFGTKERRMDLGTAEGTRCTDPPAGKPAMAAKRKGGLKLNAICAKLSRQVEVEKGGEAGAHTEGSPLRPRDKERSGPESGVARAPRSEEDKRRAVIEKWVNGEYSEEPAPAPVLGRIAREGLELPPEGVYMVQPQGCSDEEDHSEEPPKDSSVLEEKDSDGAASKDDGGPSAKQASGEASSLRDYAASTMTEFLGMFGYDDQNTRDELARKISFEKLHAGSTPEVATSSALPASEDALSKRARFSKYEEYIRKLKAGEQLSWPAHGTTAEGRAGKEALGPLPGLRLPSSTTHLETKATILPLPSHSSVPMQGLVARASKYDFFIQKLKTGENLRPQNGSAYKKPSKYDLENVKYLHLFKPGEGSPDMGGAIAFKTGKVGRPSKYDVRAIQKPGPAKVPPTPSLAPAPLASVPTAPSAPGPGPEPSASLPFNTPEYLKSTFSKTDSITTGTVSTVKFSGSQHCGHIHCAYQYREHYHCLDPECNYQRFTSKQDVIRHYNMHKKRDNSLQHGFMRFSPLDDCSVYYHGCHLNGKSTHYHCMQVGCNKVYTSTSDVMTHENFHKKNTQLINDGFQRFRATEDCGTADCQFYGQKTTHFHCRRPGCTFTFKNKCDIEKHKSYHIKDDAYAKDGFKKFYKYEECKYEGCVYSKATNHFHCIRAGCGFTFTSTSQMTSHKRKHERRHIRASGSGVLGLPPSLLGAKDTEHEESSNDDLVDFSALSSKNSSLSASPTSQQSSASLAAATAASEAVPSATKPPNSKISGLLAQGLPSSIPLALALSNSGLASATPYFPILPGRGSASLPVGAPGLMGAMSSGTAGSATPDTPALAASGAGDSAAAGAASVPVPPASIMERISASKGLISPMMARLAAAALKPSAPFDPGNGQQATPARFPPAPVKQEPGESAGAPGLHEASQDRSLDLTLKEPSNESNGHAVPANSSLLSSLMNKMSQGSPNLGSLLNVKTDTEGGPAGESPPFLGKAVKAMVQEKLSEPWKVYLRRFGTKDFCNAQCDFLHKAHFHCVVEECGALFSTLDGAIKHANFHFRTEGGAVKGNPEAAFPASAAETKPSLAPASPPAPPVTTATASSLEGPTASLAAVPSTPTLLAWKQLASTIPQMPQIPASVPHLPTSPLATTSLENAKPQVKPGFLQFQENDPCLATDCKYANKFHFHCLFGNCKYVCKTSGKAESHCLDHINPNNNLVNVRDQFAYYSLQCLCPNQHCEFRMRGHYHCLRTGCYFVTNITTKLPWHIKKHEKAERRAANGFKYFTKREECGRLGCKYNQVNSHFHCIREGCQFSFLLKHQMTSHARKHMRRMLGKNFDRAPSSQGPPSLMDTETDEYMDYTGCSPGAMSSESSTMDRSCSSTPVGNESTAAGCPAPPPPPLPLPAAAGDEAARGAPQPPLTPSFSPAVLRAPLPSLPCLFSPPCLSYSLLSATLGATRGLAHPISSPPSFPPVTATPSPVKSDAPLVQDAAGNTISMPTASGAKKRFWIIEDMSPFGKRRKTASSRKMLDEGMMLEGFRRFDLYEDCKDAACQFSLKVTHYHCTRENCGYKFCGRTHMYKHAQHHDRVDNLVLDDFKRFKASLSCHFADCPFSGSSTHFHCLRCRFRCTDSTKVTAHRKHHGKQDVISAAGFCQFSSSADCAVPDCKYKLKCSHFHCTYPGCRHTVVGMSQMDSHKRKHEKQERGEPPAASPGPEGLAPGPAAAAAAAAGLDGAPPPGAEPAAAALLFLPGPALGPSDDPGPPDAPGPRVGPAAPGPAAGESSQEDDEEELELNEEADDDDDEEEEDDDEDDDEDDDEDDEDLRTDSEESLPEGPAVAAGPGSRSPELAALGAPAPPGPAPTAASP from the exons CTGAAGGCACCCGGTGCACCGACCCGCCCGCAGGAAAGCCCGCGATGGCGGCCAAGCGCAAAGGCGGCCTGAAGCTCAACGCCATCTGCGCCAAGCTGAGCCGCCAGGTGGAGGTGGAGAAGGGTGGGGAGGCCGGCGCCCACACCGAGGGCAGCCCGCTGCGGCCCCGGGACAAAGAGCGCAGTGGCCCTGAGTCTGGGGTGGCCCGGGCCCCCCGCAGCGAAGAAGACAAGAGGCGGGCGGTGATTGAGAAGTGGGTCAACGGGGAGTACAGCGAGGAGCCGGCACCTGCGCCTGTGCTGGGGCGGATCGCCCGGGAGGGCCTGGAGCTGCCGCCCGAGGGCGTCTACATGGTCCAGCCCCAGGGCTGCAGCGACGAGGAGGACCACAGCGAGGAGCCCCCCAAGGACAGCAGCGTCCTGGAGGAGAAGGACTCGGATGGGGCAGCCTCCAAGGATGACGGTGGCCCCAGTGCCAAGCAGGCTTCAG GAGAGGCCTCTTCACTGCGGGACTACGCAGCCTCCACAATGACTGAGTTCCTTGGCATGTTTGGTTACGACGACCAGAACACGAGGGACGAGCTGGCCAGGAAGATCAGCTTTGAGAAGCTGCATGCGGGCTCCACCCCCGAGGTGGCCACCTCCTCCGCGCTGCCCGCCTCCGAGGACGCCCTCAGCAAGCGGGCGCGGTTCTCCAAGTACGAGGAGTACATCCGCAAGCTCAAGGCTGGCGAGCAGCTGTCCTGGCCGGCCCATGGCACCACGGCTGAGGGGCGGGCAGGCAAGGAGGCGCTGGGCCCCCTGCCAGGCCTGCGGCTTCCCAGTAGCACCACGCACCTGGAGACCAAGGCCACTATCCTACCCCTGCCCTCGCACAGCAGCGTCCCCATGCAGGGCCTGGTGGCCCGCGCCTCCAAGTACGACTTTTTCATCCAGAAACTGAAGACGGGCGAGAACCTGCGGCCCCAGAACGGGAGCGCCTACAAGAAGCCGTCCAAGTACGACCTGGAGAACGTCAAGTACCTGCACCTCTTCAAACCCGGGGAGGGCAGCCCCGACATGGGTGGGGCCATCGCCTTCAAGACGGGCAAGGTGGGGCGCCCCTCCAAGTATGATGTCCGGGCCATCCAGAAGCCTGGCCCCGCCAAGGTTCcgcccacccccagcctggcTCCCGCACCCCTCGCCAGCGTGCCCACCGCTCCCAGCGCCCCTGGGCCAGGCCCTGAGCCATCTGCCTCCCTGCCTTTCAACACTCCCGAGTACCTGAAGTCGACCTTCTCCAAAACAGACTCCATCACCACGGGGACCGTCTCCACTGTCAA GTTCTCAGGCAGTCAGCACTGTGGCCACATCCACTGCGCCTACCAGTACCGCGAGCACTACCACTGCCTCGACCCCGAGTGCAACTACCAG AGGTTCACGAGCAAGCAGGACGTGATCCGGCACTACAACATGCACAAGAAGCGGGACAACTCCCTGCAGCACGGCTTCATGCGCTTCAGCCCGCTGGACGACTGCAGCGTCTACTACCACGGCTGCCACCTCAACGGGAAGAGCACCCACTACCACTGCATGCAg GTGGGCTGTAACAAGGTGTACACAAGCACGTCGGACGTGATGACCCATGAGAACTTCCATAAGAAGAACACCCAGCTCATCAACGACGGCTTCCAGCGCTTCCGTGCCACCGAGGACTGCGGCACGGCCGACTGCCAGTTCTACGGGCAGAAGACcacgcacttccactgcag gcgcCCCGGCTGCACGTTCACCTTCAAGAACAAGTGTGACATCGAGAAGCACAAAAGCTACCACATCAAGGACGACGCCTACGCCAAGGACGGCTTCAAGAAGTTCTACAAGTACGAGGAGTGCAAGTACGAGGGCTGCGTGTACAGCAAGGCCACCAACCACTTCCACTGCATCCGCGCCGGCTGCGGCTTCACCTTCACCTCCACCAGCCAGATGACCTCGCACAAGCGCAAGCACGAGCGCAGGCACATACGCGCCTCCGGCTCTGGCGTGCTGGGGCTGCCACCCTCGCTGCTGGGCGCCAAGGACACGGAGCACGAGGAGTCCAGCAACGACGACCTGGTCGACTTCTCGGCCCTGAGCAGCAAGAACTCCAGCTTGAGCGCCTCCCCCACCAGCCAGCAGTCCTCCGCCTCCCTGGCCGCGGCCACTGCCGCCTCCGAGGCCGTGCCCAGCGCCACCAAGCCTCCCAACAGCAAGATCTCGGGGCTACTGGCCCAGGGCCTGCCCAGCTCCATCCCCCTGGCGCTGGCCCTCTCCAACTCCGGCCTGGCCAGCGCCACACCCTACTTCCCCATCCTTCCTGGCCGGGGCAGCGCCTCCCTGCCAGTGGGTGCCCCCGGCCTCATGGGTGCCATGTCATCCGGGACAGCAGGCTCAGCAACCCCTGACACGCCCGCCCTGGCAGCCTCGGGAGCCGGTGACTCGGCGGCGgcgggagctgcctcagtccccGTGCCCCCTGCCTCCATCATGGAGAGGATCTCAGCCAGCAAAGGCCTCATCTCGCCCATGATGGCCAGGCTGGCCGCAGCCGCCCTCAAGCCCTCTGCCCCCTTTGACCCAG GAAACGGGCAGCAGGCCACCCCTGCCAGGTTCCCCCCAGCCCCGGTGAAGCAGGAGCCCGGTGAGAGTGCTGGCGCCCCAGGTCTCCACGAGGCCTCCCAGGACCGCAGTTTAGACCTGACTCTGAAGGAGCCCAG TAATGAATCAAATGGCCACGCAGTCCCGGCAAATTCATCTCTTTTATCCTCGCTTATGAATAAG ATGTCTCAGGGCAGCCCCAACCTCGGCAGCCTGTTGAACGTCAAGACGGACACAGAGGGAGGCCCCGCTGGGGAGTCCCCCCCATTCCTGGGCAAGGCTGTGAAGGCGATGGTTCAGGAGAAGCTGTCAGAGCCCTGGAAGGTGTACCTTCGCAG GTTTGGCACCAAGGACTTCTGCAACGCCCAGTGTGACTTCCTCCACAAGGCCCACTTCCACTGCGTGGTGGAGGAGTGCGGCGCGCTTTTCAGCACCCTGGACGGGGCCATCAAGCACGCCAA CTTCCACTTCCGGACGGAGGGAGGAGCAGTGAAAGGAAACCCAGAGGCTGCCTTCCCGGCCTCGGCTGCTGAGACCAAACCCTCCTTGGCCCCCGCGTCCCCTCCAGCGCCACCCGTCACCACGGCCACGGCTTCCTCTCTCGAGGGGCCCACTGCCAGCCTGGCCGCCgtgccctccacccccaccctgctcgCCTGGAAGCAGCTGGCTTCCACCATACCCCAGATGCCTCAGATTCCAGCATCAGTGCCTCACCTGCCCACTTCGCCCTTGGCAACGACTTCTCTAGAGAACGCCAAGCCCCAGGTCAAACccggattcctccagttccaggaGAA CGATCCTTGCCTCGCAACGGACTGCAAGTATGCCAACAAGTTCCACTTCCACTGTCTCTTTGGGAACTGCAAGTACGTCTGCAAAACCTCTGGCAAGGCCGAGTCCCACTGCCTGGACCACATCAACCCCAACAACAACCTGGTGAACGTGCGAGACCAGTTTGCTTACTACTCCCTGCAGTGCCTCTGTCCCAACCAG CACTGCGAGTTCCGGATGCGTGGGCACTACCACTGTCTCCGGACCGGCTGCTACTTTGTGACCAACATCACCACCAAGCTGCCGTGGCACATAAAGAAGCACGAGAAAGCCGAGCGGCGGGCAGCCAATGGGTTCAAGTACTTCACCAAGCGCGAGGAGTGCGGCAGGCTAG GCTGCAAGTACAACCAGGTGAACAGCCACTTCCACTGCATCCGGGAGGGCTGCCAGTTCTCCTTCCTCCTCAAGCACCAGATGACCTCCCATGCCCGGAAGCACATGCGGAGGATGCTGGGGAAGAACTTCGATCGTGCACCCTCCTCCCAG GGCCCCCCAAGCCTGATGGACACCGAGACAGATGAGTACATGGATTATACTGGTTGCAGCCCAGGCGCCATGTCCTCCGAGTCTTCCACCATGGACCGAAGCTGCTCCAGCACCCCTGTGGGCAATGAGAGCACCGCGGCAG GCTGcccggctcctcctcctcctcctcttcctcttcctgctgctgccgGTGACGAGGCTGCCCGCGGGGCTCCGCAGCCCCCACTGACCCCATCCTTCTCTCCGGCCGTGCTCCGggcgcccctcccctccctcccatgcCTCTTTTCTCCACCCTGTCTCTCATACTCTCTGCTCAGTGCCACTCTCGGAGCCACCCGGGGCCTGGCCCACCCCATCAGCAGCCCGCCCAGCTTCCCGCCTGTCACTGCCACTCCATCTCCAGTAAAAAGTGACGCCCCCCTAGTTCAGGACGCCGCAG GGAACACCATCTCCATGCCGACAGCCTCGGGGGCCAAAAAGCGCTTCTGGATCATTGAGGACATGTCTCCATTCGGCAAGCGGCGCAAGACTGCTTCCTCACGCAAGATGCTGGACGAGGGCATGATGCTCGAGGGCTTCAGGCGCTTCGACCTCTACGAGGACTGCAAGGATGCGGCCTGCCAGTTCTCGCTCAAGGTCACCCACTACCACTGCACGCGCGAGAACTGCGGCTACAAGTTCTGCGGGCGCACGCACATGTACAAGCACGCGCAGCACCACGACCGCGTGGACAACCTGGTGCTGGACGACTTCAAGCGCTTCAAGGCCTCACTCAGCTGCCATTTCGCCGACTGCCCCTTCTCGGGGAGCAGCACGCACTTCCACTGCCTGCGCTGCCGCTTCCGCTGCACCGACAGCACCAAGGTCACAGCGCACCGCAAGCACCACGGCAAGCAGGACGTGATCAGCGCGGCGGGCTTCTGCCAGTTCAGCTCGAGCGCCGACTGCGCCGTGCCTGACTGCAAGTACAAGCTCAAGTGCTCGCACTTCCACTGCACCTACCCCGGCTGCCGCCACACGGTCGTGGGCATGTCGCAGATGGACTCGCACAAGCGCAAGCACGAGAAGCAGGAGCGCGGCGAGCCGCCCGCCGCCTCCCCCGGCCCCGAGGGCCTCGCGcccggccccgccgccgccgccgccgccgccgccggcctgGACGGCGCGCCCCCGCCCGGCGCCgagcccgccgccgccgccctgcTCTTCTTGCCCGGCCCGGCGCTGGGGCCGAGCGACGACCCTGGCCCGCCCGACGCCCCGGGGCCCCGCGTCGGCCCCGCCGCGCCCGGCCCAGCGGCCGGCGAGTCGTCGCAGGAGGACGACGAGGAGGAGCTGGAGCTGAACGAGGAGGcggacgacgacgacgacgaggaggaggaggacgacgACGAGGACGACGACGAGGACGACGACGAGGACGACGAGGACCTGCGCACCGACTCGGAGGAGTCGCTGCCCGAGGGGCCGGCCGTGGCGGCGGGGCCGGGGTCACGGAGCCCGGAGCTGGCGGCCCTCGGCGCCCCCGCGCCCCCCGGGCCCGCGCCCACCGCCGCCTCCCCGTAG